Within the Pseudomonas oryzae genome, the region CCTGCCAGGTGGAGGCGCCGACTTGCATAGCCGGCTGGCCATGCTTGAAGGGCAGCAACGGCTACCTCGGCACTTGCAGGGCGTGGTTCAGCGGGTGAGGCAACTAGCCCGGCAATACAGGGGCTATTTGCGAGGGAAAGTGTCGGAGGCAGTGAGCGACCCGCAGCATCCTCGATGGTTGGGGTGCCTTTTGGCGTTGGCCTACCCCGACCGAGTGGCGCAACAGAGGCGCGCGGGAGGGGCCGAGTACCGCCTTTCCAATGGGCGTGCGGCGCTGTTTGCTGAAGCTGATGCTCTGATGAAGCACCCATGGTTGGTTGTCGCTGAGCTGGGCAGCAGACAGGGACAGCGCGAAGAGCGAATCTACCTGGCTAGTGACCTGGATCCGGATCTGTTTGATAGCGTTCTTGTCGACCATGTGGCGGTATTGGATGAGCTCGATTGGGATGAGCGTGCAGGGGTATTGGTAGCAGAGAGACAGCGCAAGGTCGGCTCGTTGGTGCTAAGTCGTGAGCCTTTGAAGGAGCTCGACGTACATGCACGCAGTCGGGCACTGTTGGGCTTCATCCGTAGGAAGGGGCTGGAGCTGTTGCCCTGGACGCCAGATCTCCGGCAATGGCAGGCGCGCGTAGCGCTACTCCGTAGGCTCGATCTGGAGCAGCATGGACAGAGCGCATGGCCTGACCTGGCCGACGATGCCCTGTTGGGTAGCCTGGAGAGCTGGTTACTCCCTTACCTGGACAATGTCAGCCGCCTCAGTCATTTCGGCCAGCTAGACCTATCCGCCATTCTGCGGAGCGCATTGCCATGGCCTCTGCCGCAGCAGCTGGAGGAGCAAGCGCCCACGCACATCAGGGTGCCGTCTGGATCTTCGATAAAGCTCGATTACAGCGAATGGCCGCCCATCTTGGCTGTGCGATTGCAGGAGATGTTCGGCCTCGCCGATACGCCGCGTATCGCTGGGGGGCGGCAGTCGCTGAAGCTGCACCTCCTATCTCCTGCACGACGGCCAGTGCAGGTGACGCAGGACTTGGCGAACTTCTGGCGCAGCACCTATCAGGACGTGAAGAAAGATCTGAAGGGGCGCTACCCGAAGCACTATTGGCCCGACGACCCTATGGTTGCGGAAGCCACGGCGCGGGCGAAGCCGAGAGGCTGACAAAAGGGTGAATCGCTAGGGCCACAGCAGATGCTTTCGCATCGCCTTGGCCCCGAGTGAATCTCATGCTCATGTGAGTGAGGATTCCCGTGCACGAGCGATCTCGAAATCTTTGTGAGCCATTACCTGTAAAGCTTTGAGTCGCTGACTGTACTCAGCGACCGGCATTCCCTCTTCGAGCATGGCGAGCAACTCGTGTTCTTCCGAGAAATATTTGTCCATAGCCATGACCAGGTGGACAGAGCTCACGGTTTCTGTGTAGCTCGACAGGTCGCGGAAGGCGAGGTTGATATAACGTTCGACCGATTGATGCTCCAAATGCCCAGTCCAGCTAGTGATCTCCGCGATGAATGTGCGACCGTCCAGCAGCGCCCGGCGGAATTCGTCCTCGTTTGAGAGCTGATGGCGCTGGATGAAGCGGACGAAAAGGTTCGTGATGAATGCATGGCGAAACATATGGGGGCATAGTTGGGACTTGATGCCCGCGACTTTGCGAAGATGATTAATTTCGTTAGAAAAGACTGGGCTGGTCAGCGGTTTTCCCGTCGTTGACGAGACGAAGAAGTAGCCATGGTCTTTTTTTTCCTTGTAGACGTTTCGCATGATCTTTCGACGCTCAACCTCAATGTACTGCCGAAGCTTCTTCAGGGCAGTGGCGAACACTGGAACATAGCGTTCGGCATCTTCGTCTTGCTTGAGGGTGTCCAGTCGCAGGAGAGGGTGCTCCATTTCCATGGCTCTAAGGACGTCGTCCACCATGAGGTTGGCCAGTTCCGTTCGCCTTGCCCCTGTGTCGGTGAGGAGCTCGATTAGGCAAGCCCGTCTAACCTTAACAAAGGCCGTCGTTTTGTCCTTTCTGATGGCGGTTTTCAATTGCTCGATCTGCTGGCGGGTTATCGGAACTCTACGATGCTCTCTACGCGGCTTTCCGAATGAGTGATGTGTCATATATGTCTGGATAATCCTCTTTCCACCGCGGGTTACAGTGACGAATTTTTCTTCCCTGGCCCTTATCGTCCCTTGCTCCGACACGAACTCGCGGTCCCCATAGAACCAACCTACGAAGCTCAAAAAATCGAGCCATATCTTTCCTGTTGCGATGACTGAAGTTTCTGATTTTCTCGGTTGCGATGGGTTGAAGTTTGATGTCTCTTTCCGAATCTCGTCGACGTAATCAGTGAATTTTCCATCGCTCAGTTCAATAGGGTCTAGGCCATCTCTATAACATCGCCTTAGGAGTTGACTCAGCTTTGCCGCGTAATCACCCATCGATCCACCTTTCTGGCCACGGCGGGATAGGCCCTGTCGTCCCCGGCCTTTTCGATTAAGCAAGGACTGTATGTACAGGTTGCCAATTAGGCAGGGCGACCCATTTGGCCAGATCATGAACGGAATATTCGTGGCGTCGCGGGTGCTCAATCGATCCACTGAGAAATGGCTGAAGGTCTTGAACTCGCCGAGAAGGTGATACAGCTTACGGGAAGCGGGGGCAGTCATTTATTCACCCCTTGCGATAGTCATCAATATTCGCAACCTCGACCGAGGGCGCTGGTCCCTCGGAGAGCGTTGGGATGAGATTGAATGGAGGTTTGTTCATGCTCGCGATGGCCCGTAGCACCTGAAGAGCATCTTGGGTGCGCTTGGCTCTGATATTGTCATCAGAGGCGTCTCGAATACTCGTGAACTGATGCATGGCTTCTGAGAGGGCGCGCAGGAGTATCACGTTGGTCTGTCGTTGAATTTCCAACTCAAACTCAAGCTGCGCTACTTTTTTAGCTAGCCCAGATTTTGTTCTTTTGTTAGCCAGTTGTTCACGCTTCTCTGCAAATTCCAACGCATCAATGGCTTTAAGTCGCAACTCGTTCAGCGCTTTGAACCCCCCTGCCAAATTTTCGTTCGCGTGGGTCTTGAGGGTGTTGAGGCTCATAGGAAATGTCTGTAGAGACTCACCTTGTTCCACCTCGACAGATAGATTCACGCTGGCGAGGCTTCCCTGACTTTTTAGGGCGCTTCGAATGTCTGCATCTTTGCTGAACTGCTGAGGCCGCTGAATGATCTGTACTAGCAACGCTTGGAGGGCTTTGACACTGCCGACGGCCTGGCTTGCTCGTGAGTATGCTTTGCTCATGCTGCATCCTCGCGAATCAGCCGGGCTACGACTTTGAAACTTTGGCCCTGATGATCAGTGAAAAACTCCGGTTCAATTTCGATCCAGCCATCCTGCATTAATTCTTGGATTTGGTCTTCAAGGTCGTTGGTATCTATCAGGCTAAATTTGTCTGTGCCATGTCGCTTCTTGAGCAGATCTGCGAGTTCGAGGAAGTTATCGACATTACCCTGATGCAACTGCTCCGCAACATAGTGTGCCTTGGCGCCTGCTAGAACTGCGCCGTCCGTTGACTCGGTGATGTATCGGTAAACGTGCTGCGGATCGGTTTGCCCTAGCATCCAGCGCAGAGTGTCGATACGAGCAAAGCTTCCGCAGTAGAAAAAAAGCATGGCGAAGAAGCGTCGCAGCTGGTGTTGACGGAAATAGTAGCGTTCACCGGCCGAGTTGAGAGGGGTTTCGAAATAATCACAAAAGAAATCAAGGTTGCGGTTGTACAAATATGCGCTGGAATTGGTGAGCGATGCTGCACCCCTGAGATCGGGGAGGGAGAAAAGCTTTTGAAGTTTATTAATATATCCGATTCGCTTAAGAATCTTTTGCATTTTGATAAGATTTTTTATCATGTCTACTGCAATCGGCTCGATAGGGCGTGCCTCCACTCTGCGATAGCCGAATAAGTGGCGAGTGCTCTTTGCAATGCCGCAAATCAACCATTGCTCGGAACTATCCAGGCATCCATCCGCTTCAAGGTTGTACAGCTCGCTTTGTCTCCTGGCCATGAGAACTCCAACGGTCAATTGAATGCCGCCGATGTACACGGCCATGAGCTCAAGTAGTCCTTCGTTGTTTCTAAGGCGTTCGAAGTACTTCAGTTTCTCACCTTTGACTCCGAAGCGCTTTTGTCCAGTATTTACAGGTTGAAGCGCTAATGACAGTCGATTTACGCCAAGGGCTAAAAGTTTTGGTCCAATGAGTTTTTGTGTGTCTTCTTGAGTAATGGATGCGGGGGATATATTGAGTTTTTTGCATTCTAGCGCAATCCTGCAGAATGCTTTTGTTAATAGATCTCCGTAGTCAAGGTGGAAGTCTATCGCGTGGCGAAGAGACTTGAAGACGTATTCTGATGGGAGTGATCGGAATCGTCCTGTAGACGAAATCTGCGGCATGAATCTATCTGCTTCAATAAGCGCTTCGATCGCCGGTGCTGGGATTCCAATCTCATGAAGAATTCCGAGGTTGTACAGTGCGCGACGATATGTGAAATATGTGTTGTCGCGCATGATCTCAGCAGGACCGCTTGTTACGGGAGCGGCAGGGTATTCTTTTTCAAATAAGCTAGTAGCTTCATTGTAACATAATATTGGGTGGGTGCTCTTGTATTGATTTTTTCCCCACAGTGTTTCTGGGTAGATTTCTTGAGAGAGTAAGAGGGTGCTCGGCTTTCTTCCTGCAGTTTTATTGCTGTAGTAATAATTTTTAAGATAGAGAGCCGCTCGCACCTCGGGGATTCGGTCTTGTGGGATGCCGAGGGTGTCAGCTTCAAGCTGCTCCTTGGTAATTACTGAGATCTTTGGGTTTCTTTTTATTGTCTCAGATAATGCGTTCTTATCAGTCTGATCTACAAGGGTTAGACAATATTCTCGAAGTCGGTTGCTCCAGTTGTAAATGGATTCAGAACTTTCAGGTGTTGATGAAATTGCGCCTAATATCTCGATCAGATTTCCACCAGTTAACCCTTCTAGTCCATATAGGGAAAGCTGGTAGCGGCGACTGTTGATTAATAGGTAGTCGATAATATGGCATGCACATCGGAAGACTTTTGTTTGTTGTGCTAAGGAGTTGGTCTCGTTCAAATAGCCTAAAGCATCACGCGTGCATGAAGTCAGGAAATACTTTAGTCCGCGGAGTAGGTAGTCATTCTTGGGTGCTATGAGGGAACTCCCGTCGTCTAAAGTTATATTCCAGTCCAGTCGTTTTGGTTCGTCATAATCAAAACTATAATCCCAAATTGAGTCCTCGAAATTGCTAAGTAACCAGGAGGCTGTTTTGTAAGCTTCGCTTGGCTCGATAAAGAATGCTGATAAGAACGATAATTCAGGGGGTAGTTGCATAAATTAATTTTTCCATGTGTGAAGCGTTGGCGTGTAGCCTGGCTAGACTCAGGCTGTGTTGGAGGTCGCTGTTATAGCCGTCATCGATTTCTCGAACGACGAGTTCTGTGAATTTAGCCCAGTAGATGGCTTTCGAGCATAGCGATACCCTGTTTTTAGAATTAGCAACTGCATTTGTCAGTGAAATAAGGGCTGTGAGAACTCCAGTGTCAATCGAGATAACAACTTGATCAGCTAGATCATCTCTCGCAGTATGTTGTTTCCCGGCTGGGCTAGAAAGATGATCTGGGTTCTGAAGATGCAGAGGAATATCGCGAAGGGCATGGTTTTTCAGGAACTCATGGAGTTCATTCATGCTTTCGAATCGCGCCACCTCCAATAACCGAGGACTGTCTTTCATGGCTTCGCAGATAATGCCTCGCTGGAAAATTCTGATCCAGCGGGTCTGGAGGAACGCAAGAATAGGTTCTGGCAAGTAGCTGCTTAGAAGAGATGAGTCGTATTTAGTATGTCCGAGGGCATGGGCCATGGCTTCTGTGTTGTTGGTGTCTAGAAATACCTCAACGGCGCTGGATGCACGAAATGCTGTTACCGAGACTCTTATAAGTAACTCTCTGGCGCTCTCTTGGTTTAGATTTGTTATTTCCTGGAACTCATCAATCAGCCCTTGCTGATGTTTTATTTTGGTGGTGTTTATTGAAAAACCCATAAATCTTTTTGGTGTGTCGAGGTGTCTTGGGCAGTAAATGAATAGGTATCGCCATGCATCATCGCCAGATGCATAAAGTTCATCGCGTAAAGGTTGCGTTAGAGAAATAATCTGGCGTACCCATACTGCTTGGCGTGGGGTCAGTGTTATAGATTGCTCGCTTAAGGAGGAGCCTTTGCGGTCTTTGTAGCCTATTAGTTGATGCCCACTGTTTGTTTTCAGGAATCCAGAAATATTTCCTCGCTTGTCGTAGAGTTCAAAGTTGGAGAAAAAACTTTCGGTAAGGCACGGGTGTGCATGTGTGAGGAGTAGTTGAAATGCGAAAAAATGCTCGGCGTTAGGAAGCGCTAGAATATTTGCTAGCTCATTTTTTTTATGAGATTTGCCGGCAATTTTGGTAATGTTGCTCCGAATATAGGTCAGTCCGTGCTTGTTGAAAGTTGCGCAGATATTTTGAACTCCGCATTCGCTGAGACTTTCCCGTCTTGTGTTTCCGCCCTCTATAGGCATCCCTTCAGTCGCTAGGCGATTTCTTTTTAGTTGAGCTTTTCGAAGTTTGGATATTTTATTTTTTGCCCATAGTATAACTAGGCTGTTGTCGAGTTTTATTTTTTTGAAGAGGATCTCGATCGCTTCCGAGTCGGTTATGTTTAACGGGACGTCGGTGATGAGTTTGTTTTTGACAAAAGTCCCGTCTGCCAGTTTTTTGATATTTGAGTCGTGGCCGGACGGATTTTTTGTAAGTGGTCGGGGTAATGGGCTGCCAAATGGTCTGGCCCAAATCCCTGATTGAATAAAGGCTTCATCAATCGTGTAAATGAACTTTGAGTAGTGGCGTTTCTTGCTGGCAAGGTCTGATCCGTTATTTAGAGTATGCTGAAAGTTGAAGGCCATGAACTCAGTGAACAAACTTTTGATCAGAAGGGGGTTTTGGAAGCTACTTGCCGGCCAGCGGTCGGAATTTTCGGATAGGAATACGAGGAATAGATTGAGTTCAGTATGTTGTGGAGCAAGTTTTTTTGCCACGTTCTGGTAGTAGCGTTTATAAAACTCCTCCGAAAACTCCTCGCCGTGAGAGTTCCAGATCAGGCATATTGGAATATAGGCGAACCTTCCCTTTGAGCGTGGGACTTTCCATCCGTTCCAGTAGCGTAGTGACGTTTGATTGAAATTGTTTTTTGCTTCTTCCCATAGGTAATGGTTGTTCTTGGTTAGCCTTTCATTCGGCGCGAGGGATGGCAGAAGAGGGATTTCCTTGCGAACTTCAT harbors:
- a CDS encoding integrase: MQLPPELSFLSAFFIEPSEAYKTASWLLSNFEDSIWDYSFDYDEPKRLDWNITLDDGSSLIAPKNDYLLRGLKYFLTSCTRDALGYLNETNSLAQQTKVFRCACHIIDYLLINSRRYQLSLYGLEGLTGGNLIEILGAISSTPESSESIYNWSNRLREYCLTLVDQTDKNALSETIKRNPKISVITKEQLEADTLGIPQDRIPEVRAALYLKNYYYSNKTAGRKPSTLLLSQEIYPETLWGKNQYKSTHPILCYNEATSLFEKEYPAAPVTSGPAEIMRDNTYFTYRRALYNLGILHEIGIPAPAIEALIEADRFMPQISSTGRFRSLPSEYVFKSLRHAIDFHLDYGDLLTKAFCRIALECKKLNISPASITQEDTQKLIGPKLLALGVNRLSLALQPVNTGQKRFGVKGEKLKYFERLRNNEGLLELMAVYIGGIQLTVGVLMARRQSELYNLEADGCLDSSEQWLICGIAKSTRHLFGYRRVEARPIEPIAVDMIKNLIKMQKILKRIGYINKLQKLFSLPDLRGAASLTNSSAYLYNRNLDFFCDYFETPLNSAGERYYFRQHQLRRFFAMLFFYCGSFARIDTLRWMLGQTDPQHVYRYITESTDGAVLAGAKAHYVAEQLHQGNVDNFLELADLLKKRHGTDKFSLIDTNDLEDQIQELMQDGWIEIEPEFFTDHQGQSFKVVARLIREDAA
- a CDS encoding tyrosine-type recombinase/integrase — protein: MTAPASRKLYHLLGEFKTFSHFSVDRLSTRDATNIPFMIWPNGSPCLIGNLYIQSLLNRKGRGRQGLSRRGQKGGSMGDYAAKLSQLLRRCYRDGLDPIELSDGKFTDYVDEIRKETSNFNPSQPRKSETSVIATGKIWLDFLSFVGWFYGDREFVSEQGTIRAREEKFVTVTRGGKRIIQTYMTHHSFGKPRREHRRVPITRQQIEQLKTAIRKDKTTAFVKVRRACLIELLTDTGARRTELANLMVDDVLRAMEMEHPLLRLDTLKQDEDAERYVPVFATALKKLRQYIEVERRKIMRNVYKEKKDHGYFFVSSTTGKPLTSPVFSNEINHLRKVAGIKSQLCPHMFRHAFITNLFVRFIQRHQLSNEDEFRRALLDGRTFIAEITSWTGHLEHQSVERYINLAFRDLSSYTETVSSVHLVMAMDKYFSEEHELLAMLEEGMPVAEYSQRLKALQVMAHKDFEIARARESSLT